A window from Triticum aestivum cultivar Chinese Spring chromosome 6D, IWGSC CS RefSeq v2.1, whole genome shotgun sequence encodes these proteins:
- the LOC123144172 gene encoding uncharacterized protein yields MAIVATAPFREAPDDVVDEILLRLPCPSSLMRAAAACASFRLLVSSPRFLRRHRALHPDAAAPFLGVFSSVPAPGESGAAFHPSDPPHPAAAAARDVAGAADFSFAFLPTPPDAERPGWLVRDYCDGRFLLDRASSCSAFDSDIVTDLAVCDPVSRRYVLLPPIPEDLAASADNPLGVLGGRRWCEPFLAPADAEGGKDEEEPSFVVIWTARCPRKVVALAFSSRDGRWRALPSPDCFVWRRHRSPFSCPVHAVWNRRHYAHGRFYWADCLTNRWLVLDIGAMELSVQEVPAPARFWEENVAVVEGANGEVGVFAHEFYHANGNANLNYYTIPRDADGAAKSWRLEKTIPLPWSTAHGRPFCIRGAANGCLIIEVNQDSPRPFMSSSHDSRDVELFKIDVGRLELERVCRARCSGGVSDGWWPYFGFPPLLSLPTV; encoded by the coding sequence ATGGCCATCGTCGCCACGGCGCCGTTCCGGGAGGCGCCCGACGACGTCGTGGACGAGATCCTGCTCCGCCTGCCGTGCCCCTCCTCCCTCATGCGCGCCGCCGCGGCCTGCGCCTCGTtccgcctcctcgtctcctccccgcgcttcctccgccgccaccgcgcgcTCCACCCGGACGCGGCGGCGCCCTTCCTCGGGGTCTTCTCCTCGGTCCCCGCGCCCGGCGAGTCGGGGGCCGCCTTCCACCCCTCCGACCCGCCCCATCCGGCCGCGGCGGCCGCGCGCGACGTCGCCGGTGCCGCGGACTTCTCCTTCGCGTTCCTCCCGACGCCGCCCGACGCCGAGCGCCCCGGTTGGCTCGTCCGGGACTACTGCGACGGGCGCTTCCTCCTCGACCGGGCGTCCTCCTGCTCCGCCTTCGACAGCGACATCGTCACGGATCTCGCCGTCTGCGACCCCGTGTCCCGCCGCTACGTCCTGCTCCCGCCCATCCCAGAGGACCTCGCCGCCAGCGCCGACAACCCgctcggcgtcctcggcggccgGCGCTGGTGCGAGCCCTTCCTCGCGCCGGCCGACGCCGAGGGGGGCAAGGACGAGGAGGAGCCCTCGTTCGTGGTGATTTGGACGGCGCGGTGCCCGAGGAAGGTCGTGGCGCTCGCCTTCTCGTCGCGGGACGGGCGGTGGCGCGCGCTCCCGTCGCCGgactgcttcgtctggaggcgccACCGGTCGCCCTTCTCCTGCCCGGTGCACGCGGTCTGGAACCGGCGGCACTACGCGCACGGCCGCTTCTACTGGGCGGACTGCCTCACCAACCGCTGGCTGGTGCTCGACATCGGCGCCATGGAGCTCTCCGTCCAGGAGGTCCCTGCGCCGGCCAGGTTCTGGGAAGAGAACGTCGCCGTCGTGGAAGGCGCGAACGGCGAAGTCGGCGTGTTCGCGCACGAATTCTACCACGCCAACGGCAACGCCAACCTCAACTACTACACGATCCCGCGCGACGCCGACGGCGCGGCGAAGTCGTGGCGGCTCGAGAAGACGATCCCGCTGCCGTGGTCGACGGCGCACGGCCGGCCGttctgcattcgcggcgcggccaACGGGTGCTTGATCATTGAAGTCAACCAAGACTCGCCGCGGCCGTTCATGTCGTCGAGCCACGACAGCCGGGACGTCGAGCTGTTTAAGATCGACGTCGGGCGCCTCGAGCTGGAGAGAGTCTGCCGGGCGCGGTGCTCCGGCGGCGTCAGCGACGGCTGGTGGCCGTACTTTGGCTTCCCGCCGTTGCTGAGCTTGCCAACTGTTTGA
- the LOC123144173 gene encoding F-box protein At5g18160: MEDNNDEHNVSLPQDIQHTILASLPARVVLKFRTVCRFWRDCIQEPNFVDRHLNNALRSHQSIACFTSVDEGLVCMYTFDPTTLNCKSMDLVLSSRFQMSDPCHGLVCAYDLEGAVEVLNPTRRIHLRLPVSELQSLASEYFLGPVPSTKEYKVLCVHHRVRFLTFEVCTVGTQSWRAVRESAALLKTTKAVIVNDVMHWLLLDEISSHFTRNILSFNLTDEMFSETAVPDAVKDRELHLFEGGGKLHLLAMPGEGSAPKTSEIWVANSTCAVWDHMCNVTFVLPLGMRPLFLHNNKLFYCNQRRFYYVDLQDGSGSYLNMPFGECIISAGIFVESLALHSVTGLVDSRTTLQSPHDARSFPIGRGPSARGAGSSSAGPRRSFKKAKSNINMQWRLA, encoded by the coding sequence ATGGAAGACAACAATGATGAGCATAATGTATCTCTTCCTCAGGATATCCAGCACACCATTCTTGCGTCACTACCTGCTAGGGTTGTTCTCAAGTTTCGCACAGTGTGTAGATTCTGGCGAGACTGCATTCAAGAACCCAATTTTGTTGATCGTCACCTCAACAATGCTCTCCGCTCCCACCAGTCCATTGCTTGCTTCACCTCGGTTGATGAGGGTCTTGTCTGCATGTACACATTTGATCCCACCACACTGAACTGCAAAAGCATGGATCTCGTGTTGTCGAGTAGGTTTCAGATGTCAGACCCCTGCCATGGCTTGGTGTGCGCCTATGATTTAGAAGGCGCTGTTGAGGTGTTGAATCCAACAAGAAGGATACATTTGAGACTGCCAGTTTCAGAACTCCAGTCACTAGCTTCAGAATATTTTCTTGGACCTGTGCCTTCAACAAAAGAGTACAAGGTGCTCTGTGTCCACCACCGGGTGCGGTTCTTGACATTTGAAGTATGCACTGTTGGCACACAGTCATGGAGGGCAGTGCGCGAATCCGCAGCCCTCCTGAAGACAACAAAGGCGGTCATTGTTAATGATGTCATGCATTGGCTACTTCTTGATGAGATATCCTCCCATTTTACTCGGAACATCTTGTCGTTCAACCTGACAGATGAGATGTTCTCAGAAACTGCTGTCCCAGATGCTGTAAAAGACCGTGAATTGCACCTGTTCGAGGGGGGAGGAAAGCTTCATTTGCTGGCAATGCCCGGTGAGGGATCAGCACCTAAAACCTCAGAGATTTGGGTGGCGAACTCGACCTGTGCAGTCTGGGACCACATGTGCAACGTCACTTTTGTGCTACCTTTGGGCATGAGGCCACTTTTCCTGCACAACAATAAGCTCTTCTATTGCAACCAAAGAAGATTCTACTATGTTGATCTTCAGGATGGGAGTGGTTCCTATCTCAACATGCCTTTTGGCGAGTGCATCATATCGGCTGGGATTTTCGTGGAGAGCCTTGCTCTACATTCTGTGACTGGCCTGGTCGACTCCAGAACAACGCTACAAAGTCCTCATGATGCTAGATCATTTCCAATAGGGCGTGGACCATCTGCTCGTGGCGCTGGATCGTCCTCAGCAGGCCCTCGACGATCTTTCAAGAAGGCAAAGAGCAATATAAACATGCAGTGGAGGTTGGCATAG